One genomic segment of Micromonospora sp. WMMC415 includes these proteins:
- a CDS encoding DEAD/DEAH box helicase gives MGAGAERKLIKVVQQALSGGPMSQEALLAALRQAGVRTDSTDLYIACATHGLADLQGDSWVPRGWAIPVTETAPAPPRRRTPEPPAARRAAAEVRQLASSIGIPMDESTPPVGPVPAAWPRIAEQAARALQEELRAVTDKRTLQDVPVSGGFVIAETTSRKLMRFEAEGDLGVSEGAQATLVVDGTPIDVEVVSVFGNVVTLSVPPGATVPEEAVLRCDLSWLLSSQSKRLRELVNGGPGFNAEAAAALLATGGAGAPQELPAVAAEDLNHGQRYAVQLALTPGVTWLWGPPGTGKTTTIGTLVAELCVRGLRVLLTAPTNAAVDVAVNAVLKQIPELAGGGLVRLGQPADTSLIGRADGHVLIDEIAAKRGEALAQLRVREGQRTRSLRERLKLLERRHASLTDEEQEQRLTLERDLADSSALVRELDESLQYVRRQVCREAEVVAATSHQVVLRTLRELTFDVVILDEASMTTTALALLVAGAGSGHTIVAGDFRQLPPVVVADTPSVQEWLLNSPFEKAAVDVAVGRGAAPGRLAALTEQYRMRRDINHVVSEAFYPESPLVTARQVSIRARNSRADWADGELVLLDTSRLGARTARKQGVSSRYNLMHAQLVAGLLSESGGDVSSLGVISPFAAQARLLESLLPESELESWAASTVHRFQGGERDIVVYDTVDSGIGVRPLHRWFTEGESGGNGARLLNVAASRARDHLVVVAALDQLHRHRTARDAVWRFFAKLLERGRIVPWEEGLDHAPVTRQVSGDITGLLRDDLAGAGSVEMWLPRAPLVGLRPLIPSLKLVAEQDVDTEPVTVWVEPDPDGYLSAEAMEAKRGGVNMRPCVPILESSAVIDDVVWTSTGSLLGPDPGVVLRTRHAAFADAVRRAQRRRPGIAPGSGQLGDDCGRCSRTLVRFEVGRRGLPTVGYGCLHCDSTKNRQSRNVSERQLSWGRP, from the coding sequence GTGGGTGCTGGAGCCGAGCGCAAGCTCATCAAGGTCGTGCAACAGGCGCTGTCGGGCGGGCCGATGTCCCAGGAGGCACTGCTCGCGGCGCTCCGGCAGGCGGGTGTGCGTACAGACAGCACGGATCTCTACATCGCCTGCGCGACACACGGTCTCGCCGATCTGCAAGGCGACAGCTGGGTGCCGCGAGGCTGGGCCATCCCGGTGACCGAGACGGCACCAGCGCCGCCTCGTCGACGCACGCCGGAACCGCCGGCCGCCCGGCGGGCAGCCGCCGAGGTACGTCAGCTCGCCTCGTCGATTGGCATCCCTATGGACGAGTCGACCCCGCCGGTCGGGCCGGTGCCTGCTGCCTGGCCGCGGATCGCCGAACAGGCCGCCCGGGCGCTGCAGGAGGAACTCCGAGCTGTCACCGACAAGCGCACCCTGCAGGACGTACCCGTCAGCGGTGGCTTCGTGATCGCGGAAACGACGTCCCGGAAGCTGATGCGGTTCGAGGCTGAGGGCGATCTCGGGGTGTCCGAGGGGGCCCAGGCGACGCTGGTCGTCGACGGCACGCCGATCGACGTCGAGGTGGTGTCGGTCTTCGGCAACGTGGTGACGTTGTCGGTTCCGCCGGGGGCGACCGTGCCGGAAGAGGCCGTGCTGCGCTGCGACCTGTCCTGGCTGCTCTCTTCGCAGAGCAAGCGCCTGCGTGAGCTGGTCAACGGTGGGCCGGGTTTCAACGCCGAGGCCGCCGCGGCCCTGTTGGCCACCGGCGGGGCCGGCGCGCCACAGGAGCTGCCGGCCGTCGCGGCCGAAGACCTCAACCACGGCCAGCGGTACGCCGTCCAGCTCGCGCTCACCCCCGGTGTCACCTGGCTGTGGGGCCCACCGGGAACCGGGAAGACCACCACCATCGGCACCCTCGTGGCGGAACTCTGCGTACGCGGACTGCGCGTGCTGCTCACCGCCCCCACCAACGCTGCCGTCGACGTCGCCGTCAACGCGGTCCTGAAGCAGATACCCGAGCTCGCCGGTGGTGGGCTGGTCCGGCTCGGTCAGCCCGCTGACACCTCCCTCATCGGGCGCGCCGACGGGCACGTCCTGATCGACGAGATCGCCGCGAAGCGCGGCGAGGCCCTTGCGCAGCTGCGGGTACGCGAGGGACAACGGACCCGCAGCCTGCGGGAGCGGCTCAAACTCCTGGAACGGCGGCATGCGAGCCTCACCGACGAGGAGCAGGAGCAGCGGCTGACCTTGGAGCGAGACCTGGCCGACTCCAGCGCCTTGGTCCGGGAACTCGACGAATCCCTGCAGTACGTACGCCGACAGGTGTGCCGCGAGGCGGAGGTGGTCGCCGCGACGTCGCACCAGGTGGTGCTCAGGACGCTGCGCGAACTCACCTTCGACGTGGTGATCCTCGACGAAGCGAGCATGACCACGACGGCGCTGGCGCTGTTGGTCGCGGGCGCGGGCAGCGGCCACACCATCGTCGCGGGTGACTTCCGGCAGCTGCCGCCGGTCGTCGTCGCCGACACCCCGTCCGTTCAGGAGTGGCTGCTGAACAGTCCGTTCGAGAAGGCCGCTGTGGATGTCGCGGTGGGCCGCGGCGCGGCACCGGGTCGGCTCGCGGCGCTCACCGAGCAGTACCGCATGCGTCGCGACATCAACCACGTGGTGAGCGAGGCGTTCTATCCGGAGAGCCCGCTCGTCACCGCCCGACAGGTCTCCATCAGAGCGCGAAACAGCAGGGCGGACTGGGCCGACGGAGAACTCGTCCTGCTCGATACCTCTCGGCTGGGCGCGCGGACCGCACGGAAGCAGGGCGTGTCCTCGCGGTACAACCTGATGCACGCGCAGCTCGTTGCCGGGCTCCTCTCCGAATCGGGCGGCGACGTCTCCAGCCTCGGCGTCATCTCGCCCTTCGCGGCGCAGGCCCGGCTGCTGGAGTCGCTGCTTCCAGAATCGGAGCTGGAGAGCTGGGCTGCCTCGACCGTGCATCGGTTCCAGGGTGGTGAGCGGGACATCGTCGTCTACGACACCGTCGACAGCGGAATCGGTGTACGCCCGCTGCACCGCTGGTTCACCGAGGGCGAGTCCGGCGGTAACGGTGCCCGGCTGCTCAACGTCGCGGCCAGCCGTGCCCGCGACCACCTTGTGGTTGTCGCCGCCCTGGACCAGCTGCACCGGCACCGCACCGCCAGGGACGCCGTGTGGCGGTTCTTCGCGAAGCTGCTCGAACGGGGCCGGATCGTTCCGTGGGAGGAGGGGCTCGACCACGCGCCGGTAACCCGCCAGGTGAGCGGCGACATCACCGGGCTGCTCCGGGACGACCTGGCGGGTGCAGGTTCGGTCGAGATGTGGCTGCCCCGGGCGCCGCTCGTCGGGCTGCGGCCGCTGATCCCGTCGCTGAAGCTGGTCGCCGAGCAGGACGTCGACACCGAGCCGGTGACGGTCTGGGTGGAGCCGGACCCGGACGGCTACCTCTCGGCGGAGGCGATGGAAGCCAAGCGCGGTGGCGTGAACATGCGTCCGTGCGTACCGATCCTGGAATCCAGCGCGGTCATCGACGACGTGGTGTGGACCTCGACCGGCTCACTGCTCGGCCCCGATCCCGGCGTGGTGCTGCGGACCCGGCACGCCGCCTTCGCCGACGCGGTACGCCGGGCGCAACGGCGACGGCCCGGCATCGCACCCGGCAGCGGGCAGCTGGGCGATGACTGCGGTCGCTGCTCCCGTACCTTGGTCCGGTTCGAGGTGGGCCGGCGTGGTCTGCCGACCGTCGGTTATGGCTGCCTGCACTGCGACAGCACAAAGAACAGGCAGAGCCGCAATGTGTCGGAGCGGCAGCTGAGCTGGGGGCGTCCCTGA
- a CDS encoding NUDIX domain-containing protein: MKTDAQSAWRDSQGRRLVDYPRPSLAVDVALMTVTPHTGQLAALLVRRDEPLAGSRWALPGTFVHERERLAQTVLRLLHDKCGISGLAPRQLHVFDDPDRDPRGWVISVAHADTVPYDRISRQVEERPDLHLAPVAPPDGHRPPLPEGQATLPADHEVILARAVNDLRARYRDAADPDRLLNEHFTIRQLQQIHDAVDGRASHKDAFRRFVDDKIEGTEHVDRSGPGRPAQLFRRRATDVVVPAATRAGDTAYTADDLLAAVAEYARTVGRVTIQGYASWARSTGRPSEALIRRRLSAELGGWSGIVRAATAERS; this comes from the coding sequence GTGAAGACCGACGCTCAATCCGCATGGCGCGACAGCCAGGGCCGCCGGCTCGTCGACTACCCTCGTCCGTCGCTCGCGGTGGACGTCGCGCTGATGACGGTGACACCGCACACCGGCCAGCTCGCGGCCCTGCTGGTACGGCGGGACGAGCCCCTGGCCGGCAGCCGATGGGCGCTGCCCGGCACCTTCGTGCACGAACGGGAGCGGCTGGCCCAGACCGTGCTACGGCTGCTGCACGACAAGTGCGGCATCTCCGGGCTCGCCCCTCGACAGCTGCACGTCTTCGACGACCCCGACCGGGACCCCCGGGGGTGGGTCATCTCGGTCGCGCACGCCGACACCGTTCCGTACGACCGGATCAGTCGGCAGGTCGAGGAGCGGCCCGATCTCCACCTCGCGCCCGTGGCCCCGCCGGACGGCCACCGCCCGCCACTGCCCGAGGGCCAGGCCACGCTGCCCGCCGACCATGAGGTGATCCTCGCCCGGGCCGTAAACGACCTGCGGGCCCGCTACCGCGACGCGGCCGATCCGGACCGGCTGCTGAACGAGCACTTCACCATCCGCCAACTGCAGCAGATCCACGACGCCGTCGACGGCCGGGCCAGCCACAAGGACGCCTTCCGTCGATTCGTCGACGACAAGATCGAGGGCACCGAACACGTCGACCGGAGTGGGCCGGGACGACCGGCTCAGCTCTTCCGCCGCCGAGCCACCGATGTCGTCGTCCCGGCCGCGACCCGGGCCGGGGACACGGCGTACACGGCTGACGACCTCCTGGCTGCCGTCGCCGAGTACGCCCGCACCGTCGGCCGGGTCACCATTCAGGGCTACGCCTCGTGGGCTCGGTCCACCGGTCGTCCCAGCGAAGCGCTGATCCGCCGACGGCTCTCCGCCGAGCTGGGGGGCTGGTCCGGCATCGTCCGGGCGGCGACCGCTGAGCGGTCGTGA
- a CDS encoding DUF4326 domain-containing protein encodes MAGVPASVRAVTTPSAISPDLRLGKGRKEAPSWVGGACRCDRILRAGTGHSNAFDWRSWAMTHTCQRRPRREVIEKYRAYLLGRPDLLALLPDLRGRRLDCWCVPERCHAEVVAELADSPPPSIHP; translated from the coding sequence GTGGCCGGCGTGCCGGCCAGCGTCAGGGCGGTGACCACGCCGAGCGCGATCAGCCCCGACCTACGGTTGGGTAAAGGACGCAAGGAGGCCCCTTCCTGGGTCGGCGGAGCATGTCGATGTGACAGGATCTTGCGAGCCGGCACCGGTCACAGCAACGCGTTCGACTGGCGCAGTTGGGCCATGACCCACACGTGCCAGCGCAGACCCCGCCGGGAGGTCATCGAGAAGTACCGGGCGTACCTGCTCGGCCGCCCCGACCTCCTCGCCCTCCTCCCCGACCTGCGCGGACGCCGGCTCGACTGCTGGTGCGTGCCGGAGCGCTGCCACGCCGAGGTGGTCGCGGAACTCGCCGACTCACCGCCGCCGTCCATCCACCCGTAG
- a CDS encoding S8 family serine peptidase: MRPLPNRRSGLIALGVVTALTLAGTPATGAAPTGPAGPVPPSGTAVPPPSHGGTRTVTLITGDKVTVAATGGRAVHSVTGANGTSASFHRVVMDGSTYVYPDAALPYVTAGVLDQRLFNVTRLLADGYDDTRVDRLPLIVQYTDAAARSRSTATLTGSTLVRRLESVRGAAVTQDRDQAPAFWSALTATPAGTVARRSGTPTFAGGIARIWLDGKVTATLADSTAQIGAPEVWARGNTATGVKVAVLDSGVDPGHPDLAGQIDATTSFVPWEEYVDDYNGHGTHVASTIAGTGAASDGKERGVAPGARLHIGKVLDSEGRGQESFILAGMEWAARQEKARIINMSLGGAGTDGTDPMSMAVNTLSAETGALFVVAAGNSGPRTVGTPGTADAALTVGAVDGNDALADFSSQGPRTDGGLKPEITAPGVDILAARSQLGRGGSGHYRLMSGTSMATPHVAGAAALLAAAHPDWTGQRLKEALVSSVKATKEYTPYQAGAGRLDVAAAVDATVFATVSAYSGFQYWPHEPGKIDTKQVTYTNVGDAPVELALAVDVAGAPAGLFTLSADRVTVPANGTATVTLTAQMDRLAADQEFSGMITATDAAGVVRARTLIGAGKEGQRQNLTIVAKDRSGRPASGRVLITARELFTAIHLDEAGTATLRLPPGSYSGWLDADVQGANGPRSLGMALLSFTDVELDRDRTVTLDARQARQIKAHVPRQGSPVGMRLDVHRSYGDSLVESSTLPNESYDSLWALPTGTKVTDGEFEFGARFRLEQPALTVGTGSETYHDLLVKRGAAPLPKGTRKLTAVYAGDGSTGVLARHDVRGKAVVVRRSDTIEIRQQAEAAAAAGALLLLVAGDGIGRLQPWDETPWTPESPAPLTVATLNADQGASLIEARDRGRVELTVDSNPTTEYLYDVVRHWKGAVPTDPTWRVDQRDLARVDVSFRNHRPGKAREFRADVWHGWIVGNELTAPAQGERTDWVTAGVDWYESAGINGETGQASITVLRYPARQTSRVSWFGPIHRPRMGPLDGLPVRYLDAVYIPVPGWGDSGSGHVGDAYGNWDVRNRATLYQGERELRWGNAEFLPVSGLSAERLPYRLVVDNDRADWANPYSRRTLTEWSFTSAATGAESAETLPLIQLDYGVETDVAGRAARNGRLTVTASHLPGVTAGIRAVTVEVSYDDGATWQRTALTRDGDGWRTSLKAPKFASFVTLRTTAGDSAGNTVSQTITRAFGLR, from the coding sequence TTGCGTCCTTTACCCAACCGTAGGTCGGGGCTGATCGCGCTCGGCGTGGTCACCGCCCTGACGCTGGCCGGCACGCCGGCCACGGGTGCCGCGCCGACCGGCCCGGCCGGCCCGGTGCCGCCCTCCGGCACCGCCGTCCCGCCGCCGTCACACGGCGGTACGCGCACCGTCACCCTGATCACCGGTGACAAGGTCACCGTCGCCGCGACCGGCGGTCGCGCCGTCCACTCCGTCACGGGTGCGAACGGGACCAGCGCCAGCTTCCACCGCGTGGTCATGGACGGCTCGACGTACGTCTACCCCGATGCCGCCCTGCCCTACGTCACGGCCGGAGTGCTGGACCAGCGCCTGTTCAACGTGACCCGGCTCCTCGCCGACGGCTACGACGACACGCGCGTCGACCGGTTGCCGCTGATCGTCCAGTACACCGACGCCGCCGCCCGCTCCCGCAGCACCGCGACGCTGACCGGCTCGACCCTCGTACGTCGGCTGGAGAGCGTGCGGGGCGCGGCCGTCACCCAGGATCGCGACCAGGCCCCGGCGTTCTGGTCGGCGCTGACCGCGACACCTGCCGGCACAGTGGCCCGGCGCTCCGGCACCCCGACCTTCGCCGGCGGCATCGCCAGGATCTGGCTCGACGGAAAGGTGACCGCCACCCTGGCGGACTCGACGGCGCAGATCGGCGCACCGGAGGTCTGGGCGCGGGGGAACACCGCCACCGGGGTGAAGGTCGCGGTCCTGGACAGCGGCGTGGACCCCGGCCACCCCGATCTCGCCGGGCAGATCGACGCCACCACCAGTTTCGTGCCCTGGGAGGAGTACGTCGACGACTACAACGGCCACGGTACGCACGTCGCCTCGACGATCGCCGGCACCGGTGCCGCCTCGGACGGCAAGGAGCGGGGCGTGGCCCCCGGCGCCCGGCTGCACATCGGCAAGGTGCTCGACTCGGAAGGTCGCGGACAGGAGTCCTTCATCCTCGCCGGCATGGAGTGGGCCGCCCGCCAGGAGAAGGCCAGAATCATCAACATGAGCCTGGGCGGCGCCGGCACCGACGGCACCGACCCGATGAGCATGGCGGTCAACACGCTCAGCGCCGAAACCGGCGCCTTGTTCGTCGTGGCCGCCGGCAACAGCGGCCCGCGCACCGTCGGCACGCCCGGCACCGCGGACGCCGCCCTGACGGTCGGCGCGGTCGACGGCAACGACGCGCTCGCCGACTTCTCCAGCCAGGGCCCGCGAACCGACGGCGGGTTGAAACCGGAGATCACCGCGCCCGGTGTCGACATCCTCGCCGCCCGCTCGCAACTCGGCCGGGGCGGCTCGGGCCACTACCGGTTGATGAGCGGCACATCGATGGCGACCCCGCACGTGGCCGGCGCCGCCGCTCTGCTGGCCGCCGCGCATCCCGACTGGACCGGCCAGCGGCTCAAGGAGGCACTGGTCAGCAGCGTCAAGGCCACCAAGGAGTACACCCCCTACCAGGCGGGTGCCGGACGGCTCGACGTCGCCGCGGCGGTGGACGCGACGGTCTTCGCCACCGTCAGCGCGTACTCCGGCTTCCAGTACTGGCCGCACGAGCCGGGCAAGATCGACACCAAGCAGGTGACGTACACCAACGTCGGGGACGCCCCGGTGGAGCTGGCTCTGGCGGTCGACGTCGCCGGTGCCCCGGCCGGGCTCTTCACCCTCTCCGCCGACCGGGTGACCGTGCCCGCGAACGGCACCGCCACGGTGACGCTCACCGCCCAGATGGACCGGCTCGCGGCCGACCAGGAGTTCAGCGGCATGATCACCGCCACCGACGCGGCAGGTGTGGTCCGCGCCCGGACGCTGATCGGCGCCGGCAAGGAAGGCCAGCGGCAGAACCTGACGATCGTCGCCAAGGACCGCTCCGGTCGGCCCGCCTCCGGCAGGGTCCTCATCACCGCACGGGAGCTCTTCACCGCGATCCACCTCGACGAGGCCGGCACCGCCACCCTACGGCTGCCCCCCGGCAGCTACAGCGGCTGGCTCGACGCCGACGTCCAGGGTGCCAACGGTCCGCGCTCACTCGGCATGGCGCTGCTCAGCTTCACCGACGTCGAGTTGGACCGGGACCGCACCGTCACCCTGGACGCCCGGCAGGCCCGGCAGATCAAGGCGCACGTGCCGCGGCAGGGCAGCCCCGTCGGGATGCGGTTGGACGTCCACCGGTCGTACGGCGACAGCCTCGTGGAGAGCTCGACGCTCCCGAACGAGTCGTACGACAGCCTGTGGGCGCTGCCGACCGGCACCAAGGTCACCGACGGCGAGTTCGAGTTCGGGGCCCGCTTCCGGCTGGAACAGCCGGCACTGACCGTGGGCACCGGCTCGGAGACCTATCACGACCTGCTGGTCAAGCGCGGTGCCGCGCCGCTGCCGAAGGGCACCCGCAAGCTGACGGCGGTCTACGCCGGCGACGGTTCGACCGGAGTACTGGCTCGGCACGACGTGCGCGGCAAGGCCGTGGTCGTCCGCCGCAGCGACACCATCGAGATCCGCCAGCAGGCCGAGGCCGCAGCCGCGGCGGGCGCGCTGCTGCTCCTGGTCGCCGGCGACGGGATCGGTCGGCTGCAGCCGTGGGACGAGACACCGTGGACCCCGGAGAGCCCGGCCCCGCTGACGGTGGCGACCCTCAACGCCGACCAGGGCGCCTCGCTGATCGAGGCGCGCGACCGGGGCCGGGTCGAGCTGACGGTCGACTCGAACCCCACCACCGAGTACCTCTACGACGTGGTGCGGCACTGGAAGGGTGCGGTCCCCACCGACCCGACCTGGCGCGTGGACCAGCGCGACCTGGCCCGGGTGGATGTCTCCTTCCGCAACCACCGGCCCGGCAAGGCGAGGGAGTTCCGCGCCGACGTCTGGCACGGCTGGATCGTCGGGAACGAGCTCACGGCACCCGCACAGGGCGAGCGGACCGACTGGGTCACCGCCGGCGTCGACTGGTACGAAAGCGCCGGCATCAACGGCGAGACCGGGCAGGCCTCGATCACCGTCCTTCGCTACCCGGCCCGGCAGACCAGCCGGGTGAGCTGGTTCGGTCCGATCCACCGGCCCCGGATGGGACCCCTCGACGGTCTGCCGGTGCGGTACCTCGACGCGGTCTACATCCCCGTGCCCGGCTGGGGCGACTCGGGCTCCGGCCACGTCGGGGACGCCTACGGCAACTGGGACGTCCGTAACCGGGCGACGCTCTACCAGGGCGAGCGGGAGCTGCGCTGGGGGAACGCCGAGTTCCTGCCGGTCAGCGGGCTTTCCGCCGAGCGGCTGCCGTACCGGCTGGTCGTCGACAACGACCGGGCCGACTGGGCGAACCCGTACTCGCGACGGACGCTGACCGAGTGGAGCTTCACCTCCGCGGCCACGGGCGCCGAGTCCGCCGAGACGCTGCCGCTGATCCAGCTCGACTACGGGGTGGAGACCGACGTGGCGGGCCGGGCGGCCCGGAACGGCAGGCTGACGGTCACGGCCTCGCACCTGCCCGGTGTGACGGCCGGGATCCGCGCGGTCACCGTCGAGGTGTCGTACGACGACGGGGCGACCTGGCAGCGCACCGCGCTGACCCGGGACGGGGACGGCTGGCGGACGAGCCTCAAGGCGCCGAAGTTCGCGTCCTTCGTCACGCTGCGCACCACCGCCGGGGACAGCGCCGGCAACACCGTGTCGCAGACGATCACCCGGGCCTTCGGCCTGCGCTGA
- a CDS encoding serine/threonine-protein kinase, with amino-acid sequence MPDVGDLIGDRYRLADRIAAGGMGEVWRAVDETLNRTVAVKMLHTRFIEEASAGERFRREARAMAALRHPNVAEVYDYGEAPLPGASGLAYIVMAYVQGQPLSERVAELGRLGTAETLSIVAQTARALQAAHDVGVVHRDVKPGNLIIEPDGHVVLVDFGIAVSPEATSLTAANQVVGTALYMAPEQLSRNAITPAADIYALGAVAYHCLAGHPPFEGENAVAVALRRLDEEPPSLPDHVPGPVRDLVATAMAKDPDHRFPTAAAMAATAEAVSGSSASPTAPALAAVAPAAPEAARPATPGSPEAARRPGRGAWRGIGAVVLVLLATAAAAVVFADRTGWSPGRSGVPTPSVVTSRPDSVGGDPVNAPSAARSARPDPDRTTPAARASEPASGPSSNRPGATPSATARTSAAPAVTTVDPTPEPTGGPGSGSPSLSPPPPTP; translated from the coding sequence ATGCCGGACGTAGGGGACCTGATCGGAGACCGCTACCGCCTGGCCGATCGGATCGCTGCCGGCGGCATGGGCGAGGTGTGGCGAGCTGTCGACGAGACGCTCAACCGGACCGTGGCCGTCAAGATGCTGCACACGCGGTTCATCGAGGAGGCCAGCGCCGGTGAGCGTTTCCGGCGCGAGGCGCGGGCCATGGCCGCGCTGCGGCATCCGAATGTCGCGGAGGTCTACGACTACGGCGAAGCGCCCCTGCCCGGCGCGTCCGGGCTCGCCTACATCGTGATGGCGTACGTGCAGGGCCAGCCGTTGTCGGAGCGCGTCGCCGAGCTCGGTCGGCTGGGCACCGCCGAGACGCTGTCGATCGTGGCGCAGACCGCCCGCGCCCTGCAGGCCGCCCACGACGTCGGCGTGGTCCACCGGGACGTGAAGCCGGGCAACCTGATCATCGAGCCGGATGGCCACGTCGTTCTCGTCGACTTCGGTATCGCGGTCTCCCCGGAAGCGACGAGTCTGACGGCGGCGAACCAGGTTGTGGGCACCGCCCTCTACATGGCGCCGGAGCAACTGTCCCGGAATGCGATCACTCCAGCCGCCGACATCTATGCCCTGGGGGCGGTGGCCTATCACTGCCTCGCCGGCCATCCACCGTTCGAGGGCGAGAACGCGGTCGCCGTGGCCCTGCGCCGCCTCGACGAGGAGCCGCCCTCGCTGCCCGACCATGTCCCGGGGCCCGTGCGTGACCTCGTCGCCACCGCGATGGCCAAGGACCCCGATCATCGATTCCCGACCGCCGCAGCCATGGCCGCCACCGCAGAGGCAGTCTCCGGCTCGTCCGCCTCGCCGACGGCCCCCGCGCTCGCGGCGGTGGCCCCGGCCGCGCCGGAAGCCGCCCGTCCCGCGACTCCCGGGTCACCGGAAGCGGCACGCCGGCCTGGCCGAGGCGCCTGGCGTGGGATCGGCGCCGTCGTGCTCGTCCTGCTGGCCACCGCGGCGGCAGCCGTGGTGTTCGCTGATCGCACCGGATGGTCTCCCGGTCGGTCCGGTGTGCCAACGCCCTCCGTGGTCACGTCTCGGCCGGATTCCGTCGGGGGTGACCCTGTCAACGCTCCCAGCGCGGCGCGAAGCGCCCGGCCCGATCCGGACCGCACCACGCCCGCTGCCCGCGCCTCCGAACCCGCCTCGGGACCGTCGAGCAACCGACCTGGTGCAACACCGTCGGCCACGGCCCGCACCTCAGCGGCGCCGGCCGTGACGACGGTCGATCCGACGCCGGAGCCGACCGGTGGCCCAGGGAGTGGGTCGCCGTCCCTGTCGCCGCCCCCACCTACTCCCTGA
- a CDS encoding NUDIX domain-containing protein has protein sequence MTVIDKVAWIRLENGAILSSRSRGKDVYYLPGGKREPGESDLDTLTREIREELAVGIVADSAEHLGTFHAQAHGHPDGTIVRMTCYTADYRGALQPDNEIEEIAWLTYRDRDRVSPVDQLIFDHLHESARLT, from the coding sequence ATGACCGTCATCGACAAGGTCGCCTGGATCCGGTTGGAGAACGGCGCGATCCTCAGCTCCCGCTCCCGGGGCAAGGACGTCTACTACCTCCCGGGCGGAAAGCGCGAACCCGGCGAGAGCGACCTCGACACGCTCACCCGCGAGATCCGCGAGGAACTGGCCGTCGGCATCGTCGCCGACAGCGCCGAACACCTCGGGACCTTCCATGCTCAGGCCCACGGGCACCCGGACGGCACCATCGTGCGGATGACCTGTTACACGGCCGACTACCGAGGCGCCCTCCAGCCGGACAACGAGATCGAAGAGATCGCCTGGCTCACCTACCGCGACCGCGACCGCGTCTCCCCGGTCGACCAGCTCATCTTCGACCATCTCCACGAATCGGCCCGGCTCACCTGA
- a CDS encoding DUF1330 domain-containing protein produces the protein MAKAYWINTFRSITDQEKLAAYVELAGPAMRAAGGRFLARGLPAHAFESGIVERTTLIEFDSVEAAVAAYRSPAYQEALRALDDGAERDLRIIEATPEPPA, from the coding sequence ATGGCGAAGGCCTACTGGATCAACACGTTCCGGTCCATCACCGACCAGGAGAAGCTCGCCGCGTACGTCGAGCTGGCCGGGCCGGCGATGCGCGCGGCGGGGGGTCGGTTCCTGGCGCGTGGCCTGCCGGCTCACGCGTTCGAGTCCGGGATCGTGGAGCGCACGACGCTGATCGAGTTCGACAGCGTGGAGGCCGCGGTCGCCGCGTACCGCAGTCCCGCCTACCAGGAGGCGCTGCGGGCGCTCGACGACGGCGCCGAACGCGACCTGCGCATCATCGAGGCGACGCCCGAGCCGCCGGCGTGA